From a single Candidatus Omnitrophota bacterium genomic region:
- a CDS encoding tetratricopeptide repeat protein, with amino-acid sequence MKPITGLKLNPKHLLVCLLAVFLVPSFLVSPCFSKSRKNVTKLYSDYLNGLHYFQRGEYETALDSFRAAKDKDPDSVHLSLKLAAALIRLERMDEAEEVLLKAKKADPDNLDISLVLIFIYSLTHDDQQLEVEYENFLKKAHELKPKDLGISEYLAQFYFYKNKPTEAIKVYEKILESNPNHVGAIFWLGYLYDESGRRKEAIDVWKKGLAIDESHAPILNSLGYVYTLEGENLDQAKTMIEKALEQEPENGAYLDSLGWVYFKLGNLEKAKEYLEKAIANIKDPEIFEHLGDLYAETGEPAKGLEYYKEGLAHFPNHSSLKKKIERYEK; translated from the coding sequence GTGAAGCCTATAACTGGGTTAAAACTTAACCCAAAACATCTTCTGGTCTGCTTATTGGCTGTATTTCTTGTGCCTTCCTTTTTAGTTTCTCCTTGTTTTTCTAAAAGCCGAAAAAATGTTACTAAGCTTTATAGTGATTATCTAAATGGTCTTCATTATTTCCAGCGAGGGGAGTATGAGACCGCATTGGATAGTTTTAGGGCTGCTAAAGATAAGGATCCTGATTCGGTTCATCTCTCTTTGAAGCTAGCCGCAGCGTTAATCCGTTTAGAACGAATGGATGAAGCCGAAGAAGTTTTGCTCAAAGCAAAAAAGGCTGACCCTGATAATCTTGATATCTCCTTAGTTTTAATTTTTATTTACTCTTTAACTCACGACGATCAACAGCTTGAAGTCGAATACGAAAATTTTTTAAAGAAGGCTCACGAATTAAAACCAAAAGATCTCGGAATTTCTGAATATTTAGCTCAGTTTTATTTTTACAAAAATAAACCTACCGAGGCAATAAAGGTTTATGAGAAGATTCTTGAAAGCAACCCGAATCATGTCGGAGCAATTTTTTGGTTGGGCTATCTTTATGATGAGTCTGGCCGACGTAAAGAGGCAATTGATGTTTGGAAAAAGGGGCTGGCAATTGATGAGTCACACGCTCCGATTCTAAATTCATTAGGTTATGTTTATACCCTTGAGGGTGAGAATCTCGATCAGGCAAAAACAATGATCGAAAAAGCTTTAGAACAAGAACCGGAAAATGGCGCTTATCTTGATAGCTTAGGTTGGGTTTATTTTAAACTGGGTAATTTAGAAAAAGCTAAAGAATATCTAGAGAAAGCAATAGCCAACATCAAGGATCCGGAAATATTCGAACATTTAGGTGATCTTTATGCTGAGACTGGAGAACCGGCTAAAGGCCTTGAGTACTATAAAGAAGGTTTAGCTCATTTTCCCAATCACAGCTCTTTAAAGAAAAAGATTGAGCGCTATGAAAAATAA
- a CDS encoding transketolase — protein sequence MKNKTEFLKNKANDIRKLIIQMLAEAGSGHPGGSLSSADIIACLYFEVLNHDPKNPALVDRDRFHLSKGHCCPAVYAALALSGYFPKQEIFTLRKFGSILQGHPDRRTPGIEVASGSLGQGISVALGMALTAKLDKKSWRTYCLIGDGESQEGNIWEAAMAAAHFKLDNLCVIVDFNRFQIDGRIEEVMALEPLVNKWESFGWHVIECDGHNVEELVQAFGKARTVTLKPTIIVAHTVKGKGVSFMEHVADFHGRAPTEKEKEVAFKELQDIEQDEKEL from the coding sequence ATGAAAAATAAAACTGAGTTTTTAAAGAATAAAGCTAACGATATCAGAAAGCTTATTATCCAAATGTTGGCTGAGGCTGGCTCTGGCCATCCCGGAGGATCGCTTTCTTCAGCTGACATAATTGCTTGTCTTTATTTTGAGGTTTTAAACCATGACCCTAAGAATCCTGCTTTGGTTGATCGTGATCGATTCCATCTTTCTAAGGGGCATTGTTGCCCGGCAGTTTATGCAGCCTTAGCTTTAAGTGGATATTTTCCTAAGCAAGAGATATTTACTTTGAGAAAATTCGGTTCTATTTTACAGGGGCATCCTGATCGAAGAACTCCTGGCATTGAGGTGGCCAGTGGATCCCTCGGACAGGGAATTTCGGTAGCTTTAGGCATGGCTTTGACTGCTAAGCTTGATAAGAAGAGCTGGCGGACATATTGTCTTATTGGTGACGGAGAGAGCCAGGAAGGAAACATTTGGGAGGCAGCAATGGCTGCGGCTCATTTTAAGTTGGATAATTTATGTGTGATTGTCGATTTTAATCGTTTTCAAATTGATGGTCGGATAGAAGAGGTGATGGCGCTTGAGCCCTTAGTAAATAAGTGGGAGTCGTTTGGTTGGCATGTTATTGAATGTGACGGTCACAATGTTGAAGAACTGGTCCAGGCTTTTGGTAAGGCAAGAACAGTTACTTTAAAGCCAACGATAATTGTTGCTCATACGGTCAAGGGTAAAGGGGTTTCTTTCATGGAGCATGTTGCTGATTTTCACGGAAGAGCTCCGACTGAGAAAGAAAAAGAAGTTGCCTTTAAGGAACTTCAAGATATTGAACAGGACGAAAAAGAGTTATAA
- the hisG gene encoding ATP phosphoribosyltransferase: MDVLKLGIPKGSLQEKTVELFRMAGFNIYTSSRSYFPTIDDSQVKVVMVRAQEMSRYVEEGVLDCGITGEDWVLENSSDVLRLAELRYAKRTLNKVRWVVAVKDDSKIKKLADLKGKRIATELLGYTKKFFKAKKIPVDVEFSWGATEVKVKSGLVDAIVELTETGESLRANGLKEIATICLSSTQFIANKLAVKNSWKKKKIDYILLLLKGALEARDKVGLKLNIRKENLEEILALLPALKKPTISSLTLKDWVACEVIIEESRVREILPLLKEKGAQGIIEYPLNKVIY, encoded by the coding sequence ATGGATGTATTAAAGTTAGGCATACCTAAGGGAAGTTTACAGGAAAAAACCGTCGAGCTTTTTCGGATGGCCGGTTTTAATATCTATACTAGCAGTCGGTCGTATTTTCCGACTATCGACGATTCTCAGGTAAAGGTGGTTATGGTTAGGGCTCAGGAGATGTCTCGCTATGTTGAAGAAGGAGTACTTGACTGCGGGATCACCGGAGAAGATTGGGTTTTAGAGAATTCATCGGACGTTTTACGTTTGGCTGAACTGCGTTATGCAAAACGCACGCTTAATAAGGTACGTTGGGTAGTTGCAGTAAAGGATGATTCTAAAATAAAGAAGCTAGCCGATTTGAAGGGCAAGCGCATCGCCACCGAACTTTTAGGTTATACTAAAAAGTTTTTTAAAGCTAAAAAAATACCGGTTGATGTTGAGTTTAGTTGGGGGGCAACTGAAGTTAAGGTAAAAAGCGGTCTAGTTGATGCGATTGTTGAGCTTACTGAGACCGGTGAATCGCTTAGAGCCAATGGTTTAAAGGAAATCGCTACTATTTGTTTGTCGAGTACTCAATTTATCGCTAATAAATTAGCAGTAAAGAATAGCTGGAAGAAAAAGAAAATTGACTATATACTTTTACTTTTGAAAGGAGCCTTAGAGGCTCGTGATAAAGTGGGTTTGAAACTTAATATTAGGAAAGAAAATTTGGAAGAAATATTAGCGCTTTTGCCAGCCTTAAAGAAGCCAACTATTTCTTCTTTAACTTTAAAAGATTGGGTTGCTTGTGAAGTAATTATTGAAGAAAGCCGGGTGCGCGAAATTCTGCCGCTTCTTAAAGAAAAAGGAGCCCAAGGAATTATCGAATACCCCTTAAATAAAGTTATTTATTAA